In Tissierellales bacterium, one genomic interval encodes:
- a CDS encoding 2-hydroxyacid dehydrogenase: MKIVVLESLGLPEEEVRSIAKPITNKGHELVVYEDKTEDIEVLKDRVKDAEILVIANMPLKGEVISAAENLKMISVAFTGVDHVDLDVCKEEDIKVSNAAGYSTSSVTELAYGLIISLLRNIVPLDEVTRLGQTAAGYSQFDLSGKNLGVIGTGAIGSKVAEIGLAFGCNVFAYNRSEKDELKKLGVKYLTLDELLKESDIVTIHLPNTKETEGLINKEKIRLMKPTALLINTARGPIVDNNALAQALKDGKIAGAGVDVFDMEPPLPKDYPLLNAPNIVVTPHIGFATKEAMIRRAYITFENISKWEEGKQQNIIL; the protein is encoded by the coding sequence ATGAAAATTGTAGTGTTAGAATCTTTGGGACTTCCTGAAGAAGAGGTCAGAAGTATTGCAAAACCTATTACAAATAAGGGCCATGAATTGGTAGTTTATGAAGATAAAACTGAAGATATTGAGGTTTTAAAAGATAGAGTTAAGGATGCGGAAATATTAGTAATAGCTAATATGCCCTTAAAAGGTGAAGTTATTTCAGCAGCAGAAAATTTAAAAATGATTTCAGTAGCTTTTACTGGTGTTGATCATGTAGACCTAGATGTATGTAAAGAAGAGGATATTAAAGTGTCTAATGCTGCTGGCTATAGTACATCTTCTGTTACAGAATTAGCTTATGGCCTTATAATTTCTTTATTAAGAAATATAGTACCTTTAGATGAAGTAACTAGACTAGGGCAAACTGCGGCAGGTTATAGTCAATTTGATCTTAGTGGGAAAAATTTAGGTGTAATAGGTACTGGTGCCATTGGAAGTAAGGTAGCAGAAATTGGCTTAGCTTTTGGTTGTAATGTATTTGCTTATAATAGAAGTGAAAAAGATGAACTTAAAAAGTTAGGGGTAAAATATTTAACTTTAGATGAACTATTAAAAGAAAGTGATATTGTAACCATTCACTTACCTAATACAAAGGAAACAGAAGGATTAATAAATAAAGAAAAAATAAGATTAATGAAACCTACTGCCTTACTTATAAATACAGCTAGAGGCCCTATAGTGGATAATAATGCTTTAGCGCAAGCTTTAAAAGATGGAAAGATTGCTGGAGCAGGGGTAGATGTTTTTGATATGGAACCACCGCTACCAAAAGATTATCCATTACTAAATGCACCTAATATTGTTGTTACACCTCACATAGGATTTGCTACAAAAGAAGCTATGATAAGGAGAGCTTATATTACTTTTGAAAATATTTCTAAATGGGAAGAAGGAAAACAACAAAATATTATTTTATAG